The genomic window TAGATGTGGAATATACTGCCTAATTATTTCAATAAACCCACTTTTGCTATATGAAGTGAATTATGGGTGACCTGCTGCTGTTATTCACTAAATATGTAATTACAAGAATATTAAATCTGCAAACTGACTGAACTGGTACACTTTCAATTAGAGATCTTGCTGGAGAAGTGTGGTACAGACATTTGGACTTCAATATTTGAAGTTGCTTGACATgccatttaaaacaatgaaacattACAGGATATTGATACTATAaggtatcaattaaaaaataaatgaatgttatATCTAAACCAAGATCCAGGAAGATTGAAGATAGCTTCTGTTGGTCTCTGCTCCTTAACAACTTTAGGTTTTGAGGTTAAGTTGAAATGTATCTGTGGCAGGAGCTGGATGAGAGAAAGCCTAGATCTTTATAGTTGTTGGGAAAATCAATTGCAGCAATGTCTTTGTGTTCCCTTGTAGTGGACAAGAAAATGTCATGGGTGTGACCTACTGCCTGAGAAAAGACGACCACGTGGTCATTGTCATGCCATACCTAGAGCATGAATCATTTGTGGTAAGTCCTTGAAAGGAAAAGGAATAgttacttatttattcattcttcaattaaaactgtaatgtctAAAACCTCTTTCAGGAAATGTTGGGTTTGCTGCATTTTGAAGAGGTGCGACTGTATATGTTTCACTTGCTCAAGGCTCTTCAGCACATCCACGGCTTTGGCATCATTCACCGTGACATCAAGCCAAGTAACTTCCTGTACAACCGGCTGCAGAAGAAGTATGTACACTTTTGTAACTGTATTATGCATTAATGGAATGCAGACTTTGGCGCAACCGTGTAAACTTAGTctgtctccccccccccactcccccacaCCAGTTGTGTAGACTGTAACCCAGAACTTGTGCCGTGTTCATATTACTGTCTGTTGAACTTTGCCTACAGGGGAAATTTCACTGGGGGGACATGCAGCTTCACAGAGTTAAGCTAAGATGTGGTGAACTTGGAGGAAATGTTTAATATTGGAATATTTCTTTCCTTAAGCACGTAAAATAATCTTCCAGCAACATCTGTGAAGTTTTACTGTATTTGTTATGAAGGCTACCCATGTTTGGACCCATCATATGCCTTGGCCATTAGTCATGAAATCTGTGGGATATCAGAATAGGGTATTTTGTAACTGATTGATTACTGACAAAAAGCTATTCGGTAGATCAGTTGgaatgaaaaacaagaaactcCTGCAACTGAGTTTGCACCTCCCGGTCTAGGTAAAGTGGAAATTAAAGCTTCTCtcaatttctttctctctctctctctctctctctctctctctccaataaCTGCAGGTTTGCTCTGGTGGATTTTGGTCTGGCACAGGGCACTCCTGATACCCAGATCGAGCTCCTCAGGGTTGTGAAGGCGGAGAGCCAGCAGGGAAGTTGCTCAAAACATAAACCTCAAGTCTCTTCTGGGAGTAAGACACCACACAACAGGGCACCCTCTAAAGACCCCCCTCTGCACTCCTCCACAAAACCACCTGCTAAGCGGTCCTGGGCACTTGCACAGACTAAACACGGAAAGGTGCTGGATCAGCTTGCTTTGGGATTTATGCCTTTGTTTATGGTGAAATATGCATGCTTTCTGTATTACTGTGAAATATTGAATATAAAGGAATCTGTATTTTACAAAGGAAGAGACACAAACCACAGATTTCCTTTGCCATTGGGTTTAAAGAAGAATAAAACCACTAAGTTTTCTCTTCTCAATATTTTCAGTGTATTAATATGATGTCATCAGTAGGGGGAGCTGCTGATAAAGGTTCTGCCTGTTTGCAATATTCAGTTTGTTCACAGAGGATTAGTGCTCAGCTGCTGGGAGAACAGGGCTGGGGGGTTTATCTTTTTCAGTAGTAATGTCCCACTTAAAATATGCTTACATAAGTCATACATTTGTCTCAGATTTAGATTTTCCCCCACCTGTAGCATCTAGGTGTGTGTTTAAAGGTAATATAAACAGCTTATCGCACCTTTCGGTGTTATTGTGTTCTCAGCTTTTGCATGGCATGTTGCACTCTGTGAGGGTGTTTATGACTTTGTCTAGACTTTCCTATGGGTTAATACACTTGGGATCGAGGTGTCTGCGAGAGATTTACGAGCACCTGGCTCGTTTCACATTGCTAAAGGTTCTTCATTTTGGAGGAGAAAGCGGTCGATGTGTTGCAAGTCTAACTCTGTGTTGAAATTCCAGGATGCGGCACAGCGCTCGGTGTTCGGGGAGAGGAACCTAAACAGCCTGAACTCACACCAGGGCTCCACCGTCAAGGTAAAGAAGGGGGTGTTGTCAGGAATATTGCCTGCTGAATTATGACTGTTTTGATGGTGATTCATGAAGGATTTAGAAAATAAAGAACtataagtagttttttttaCACGTGTGAGATTATCGAAGATCTTAAACGCATGCTGTTGCCCGGCTCCCTTCTCCTCCTCGCCGTAGCTTGGACCGATGCAAGCGATCACTCAATAAGTGTGCTTTAGTCATGCCTGGCTTGCCCGGCTAAATtggcacattttaaaatgtgccgAGCTGGAGTCAGGCAGTTGGAACGCTTCTAATGCCGTGTAATTGGGACTGTTATATGGGTCTCAACACATACTTGCACTGGGGAGGAGATGGAGGCTGCGGTTTATCATCTCCGCTGGCTGTAAACGAGCGGTTGGCCTGCAGAGCTTGGCAAGGGTTGCCGGCTGATTGTCGATGTCCCTGGGTTTGGTCCAGAAACAATTGTTCACTGGCTTTGTTGGAATAAACAAGGATTTGACTTTGAAACGTTATATGGGGATACCTATTGATTCCCCAATCCCCGTTGATTAAATATGTTGTTTTACATTGGGGTTGCCATGTTGGATAGGGAGGCTCTCCGGGGATAGGGGGGGAGTTGGATATATTTGCAAATCAGCATATTGACTACTTTTTTTTCCCGCTTCTTCAGCCTATAAAAAATACCAAGACACTAAGCCTTACGTCCAGGAAAATTGCAGTGCCGAAGCGCAGGCCAGTCGCTGTGAAGAGCACGCTTGGCACTCCCAGTCCCAAACTGGCCAGCCCGTGTCCGGCCGGCCTGACCTGCAACTGCTACATGACGGATCGGGTGTGCAATGTTTGCCTTTCCAGGTATACACCCTGTCTTTGTGATATCCTTCGTTCTTCTCTTGAAAACCACTTCCAGAACACAACATCCACTATTTCTCGCAGCTCCTCTCCCTCAGTTTACAGTTGAAAGCTGCTGGGCTTTGCCTTAAATATGACAAATTGACGTGTGGTCTGTTATGCATGCTACCTGGAAAGTGATTCGACCTCTCCAGTAGGCTGGTTCGATGGCACGTTGAGTTGTTGGTTGTATGTGATGGGGTTTGCTTTCCcaactgtaaaatattaaattatgttttctcTGATGCctattgtattgcatttttaagCACGAACTAGCATGAGGAAAGCAGTGcttaatttagttttgtttttgttttttaaagcgcTATACAAGGCCAACTATGCTTGAACCCCCCCCTTGAGTATCAATAATGCATAGCCCGTTGCCCCTGGATGTTGAAGACCTTATTCTTCTCTTTGCAGGGCTGAAGGTTAGCATTTCTGAGCAGAGCTGAGTAGTAAcaatggggagaaaaaaagtgtATTGTTTATTACGTGTTGGGGATTGAAGCTTCTATTGTGAATTCATAATGCTATATAAAATTGGAAGGTGTGCTGCTGCCAAACATCTAATTACTAAACAAGTGGCTGTACTTTTATATGCAGTCTTGTCATTGCACTCAACATGTACCAGGTGTGGAGACGATACGGATTTAATCAACGAACCACAGTGCTCTGAGCATCTTTTTAACACGATACAGTAAATGACCTATATGGTGTACTGCCattaaattgttattattagtctgAGACAACAGAAAAGGGAATATTTGTGACAGTGAAATTTACTCTTTTTAGCATAAGGAGACCTGAACAATTTCCATAAACTAGTCAGAGACCAGGGATCAACGGTTTCAATTAtacacacttgtgtaaattattCCCTTTCATTGGGATTATTGCTGGTTCGCACTGCATTGCCAAGGATTTCCTCCAGGGAACGtctttgctgtgtgttttgtcatGCGGACAGACTGGCTCGCCTAATGTTGTCTGCTGCCTTTATTAACGACCTGTGCATTTCTCTAGCATTAAGTAACCTATTCCCGTCGACCAGCTTTCTCTCTGTCCCATTCGCTTGCCTGAACTGCTGTTTTTATCTGTTACAGGAAACAACAAGTGGCCCCCAGGGCTGGGACCCCTGGGTTCAGAGCTCCCGAAGTACTCATGAAGTACCCCAACCAAGGCACAGGTAACTCCCTCCACACCAGCGCCGCGTGAAAGCACTGCTTCAGATACGATGGGGGATAAGGCCTCTATAACTGTAAGATCCAACTAACTGCCCATCATGATGTTGGATGTAGAGACCTGgataaaaagtattttctgaTTGAATGCTCTTTTCACACGAGCAGCACAGAATTTAGTTAAAAGGTAGGATCAGTCATTCGAAATGGAAAGTGAAAACGAAGAACCCTTATTATATCTTTAGGTTTCGCAAGTTTCAATTACATATGGTCTTCATTTAGGAGTGGATATGGACACCGACGGGCCGTTTCCTGTTTTTCCAAATAAATTGAAAGAGcctgccccccaccccagccTTTCCCCTTTCCATTGCTGTAAATGCTAGCTTTTATAATTTCCTGGACAACCAATGCCTCATTGATACCATTAGATCATGTAAATGTCTAAGACCTTAGGTTTGCATTTATTTcctaatttaatttgtgaattacaaagttttttttttataatataatacagcACAACTAGATTGAGTGTTGCCAGGCGTCCCTGTGCAAGTGTGCTCTGAGCCAACACACTGTATTTGCAGTCAGGTGTTTTGGTGTGTCACCACTGCTGGCTAGACACATGACATATGTGAGTGTCTCGGGACACTTTCCTCTTTACCAACAGCATAGCGTGCCTGCCACCACCGTCGACGGTTCCTGAATGGGGGACGTGACAGTCTGCTCAGCCTGTGCTTTACAGTGTCAGGCATGTGGATGTTAGCAGTCCCAGTTGCTCTGAGATGATGGACTTAGTTACGGGCCTTCCTATTAATAAACACTATCCAAGGGGATTTAATCTCTCCGACTCTGGCTGTTCCAAAAGACACTGCACTTCAGAAGTGTCAGGGGTGAAGCCAAAATCGAGCGGTTTATTGGTTTAGAATCCCAACTCTCTCAACAACCAGTCTAGAAAGGTCAAATCAAttacaaatggaaaaataactGTATACACTAAACTGGGCTCTATCTGCATGCTCTTGGAGTAATAGTGTAGTGTATAGGTTCTGCCCTTATGTTCTGACTTTCACTTATCGCTAGTGCTTTAGGACTGACACACGCGACACAGTAATTTGCTGTGCCTTTTTAATTACCTCAGTATGGGTTCCAGAATGAAAGCAAAGATCGCTGTTCACTGACCTTGCCCTATCATTCCAAAACAGATTCAAATAATAGTTGTCAGCTCTGTAATTATTTCAGCTCGGGGGAATTGGGAGCTGGGCGAGTAGGGTTTCCATTTAGTTCTAATGGGCAGCATCACTGGttaagttaatagaaacaaagTCTGCATGGGGCCCCTAACTGTGTGGCATGTGAGTAGAGCTCTTATCCCTGCTTTGATTTCCATGTACTGTACGTAAACCCTCCCCACCCCTattagtttttaaatataaatcccTAATTGCAAGTTCAGGTCTTTGAGTGCCTGAATTCAGTAGGTTTGATTTTAaccagtaaaaaaataatttaaataaataagttcaGATGCCccatatttttattgttttttgtttattctggGGACTGGACTGGgccattaatattaaaaaatacatgtaatttaataatataGGTTACCTCTTTcacttatatatacatactataGCAACAATAAATATTCAGTGCATGTGGTGGGGGGCAGCGTTTTTATTTATATCCCTAAAATTACTGTATTTCCTGTATTAATGATTACAAAGAAAATTTgctaataaaaaacatttaggACATTATTTGCAGCTAATCTGCATAGGCAAGTACATTATTTCAGCTGCTTTTCTTCAGCTGTGTCTGCACGTTCTGTATAAACCCAGATATTTCTTGcatcataaaataatataaacaattGGTACCAATAGcatcttaaattatatttatacatatcaaTCAAATTATAAAAGGTCAATAAATTTAAGTTTTTAGAGCTTTGACAAGTACATTTGAAAGCATGATTTGTGATTTCTTTCATACTAACTTAAGTGTGTTTTACTTCCCAGCGATTGACATGTGGTCTGCAGGAGTCATTCTGCTGTCCTTGCTGACGGGCAGATATCCTTTCTTCAAAGCAAGTGATGACTTCATCGCCTTGGCACAAATAATGACTGTCCGCGGATCCAAAGAGACCATACGGGCTGCAAAGACATTCGGTATGTTTCTACCATTCCACTCATAGATGGAGGTCTCCACAAAGCTGATGTCTAGAATATTGAAATGGTGGAGATTGTGGTTCACTGGTTTAGTTAACATGTATTTACTTATGAGTGCTTGTCATTTGGTTGCAGGCAAATCGGTGCTGTGCAGCAAAGAGCTTCCAGCCCAGGACCTGAGGACCCTGTGCGAGAGGCTGAGAGGAACGCAGTCTCGCGCCGAGAGCAGCACCACCGACTCCAGCGCGGTCCCTGCAGATCCCCGCGTCTGCC from Amia ocellicauda isolate fAmiCal2 chromosome 19, fAmiCal2.hap1, whole genome shotgun sequence includes these protein-coding regions:
- the cdc7 gene encoding cell division cycle 7-related protein kinase isoform X1, whose translation is MEVAPTQLLPKDGGAVGSLCGADRAPESRKISSEVKADIEGLYEAVPQLSKIFHVLDKIGEGTFSSVYLAEAQLKSGVKEKFALKHLIPTSHPVRIAAELQCLTVAGGQENVMGVTYCLRKDDHVVIVMPYLEHESFVEMLGLLHFEEVRLYMFHLLKALQHIHGFGIIHRDIKPSNFLYNRLQKKFALVDFGLAQGTPDTQIELLRVVKAESQQGSCSKHKPQVSSGSKTPHNRAPSKDPPLHSSTKPPAKRSWALAQTKHGKDAAQRSVFGERNLNSLNSHQGSTVKPIKNTKTLSLTSRKIAVPKRRPVAVKSTLGTPSPKLASPCPAGLTCNCYMTDRVCNVCLSRKQQVAPRAGTPGFRAPEVLMKYPNQGTAIDMWSAGVILLSLLTGRYPFFKASDDFIALAQIMTVRGSKETIRAAKTFGKSVLCSKELPAQDLRTLCERLRGTQSRAESSTTDSSAVPADPRVCLDAVAMEADINTELPISARGRQEHPALHEEPQQGPITDSHSSNSRASPDKKGWDRVPDTAYDLLDRLLDMDPATRITASKALQHPFFQGL
- the cdc7 gene encoding cell division cycle 7-related protein kinase isoform X2; the encoded protein is MEVAPTQLLPKDGGAVGSLCGADRAPESRKISSEVKADIEGLYEAVPQLSKIFHVLDKIGEGTFSSVYLAEAQLKSGVKEKFALKHLIPTSHPVRIAAELQCLTVAGGQENVMGVTYCLRKDDHVVIVMPYLEHESFVEMLGLLHFEEVRLYMFHLLKALQHIHGFGIIHRDIKPSNFLYNRLQKKFALVDFGLAQGTPDTQIELLRVVKAESQQDAAQRSVFGERNLNSLNSHQGSTVKPIKNTKTLSLTSRKIAVPKRRPVAVKSTLGTPSPKLASPCPAGLTCNCYMTDRVCNVCLSRKQQVAPRAGTPGFRAPEVLMKYPNQGTAIDMWSAGVILLSLLTGRYPFFKASDDFIALAQIMTVRGSKETIRAAKTFGKSVLCSKELPAQDLRTLCERLRGTQSRAESSTTDSSAVPADPRVCLDAVAMEADINTELPISARGRQEHPALHEEPQQGPITDSHSSNSRASPDKKGWDRVPDTAYDLLDRLLDMDPATRITASKALQHPFFQGL